In Candidatus Binatia bacterium, one DNA window encodes the following:
- a CDS encoding sigma-54-dependent Fis family transcriptional regulator → MGLDRLDSERLRLLLELSRSFAAHTDLEELVSLVVTRCREAFGVKGGVAVLLLDPATNELYFPYAATADPVYGERIKNVRIPSHVGIAGSVVRSGRSELVPDAQQDPRYFDAVDRAIGFKTGSVIAAPLTTRAGTIGLIYVTEAHGGPVFTQDDLVFLESLAGSVALAIENAQMYGRLRASEEELRSQIGALRKDLERRDRFPEIVGTSQAMRELIRLMESAAQAPIPVLIEGETGTGKELVARGVHRASPRGAKPFLPVNCGALAESTLESELFGHERGAFTDADRSRRGVFEAASGGTIFLDEVEEMSPAMQVKLLRVLQEGEVIPIGSTVGRKVDVRVISASNRSLEAEVDAGRFRADLYYRLAGFPIYVPPLRERREDIPLLIDHLLHLAATSHNKRIGGVTPEAREVLQAFHWPGNVRQLKNELDRAVALAHDGDVIGVEYLSSVVRNGVVAEDAPSPFRDASGTANDARATASGDLAAPSAAVSIEGNGASPNGDTSLRAARARFEASYIAMVLEREGGNVSRAAEVLGLSRVMLHKKLKSLGLR, encoded by the coding sequence ATGGGACTCGACCGTCTCGACAGCGAGCGCCTGCGGCTGCTGCTCGAGCTGTCGCGCTCGTTCGCCGCGCACACCGATCTCGAGGAGCTCGTCTCGCTGGTCGTCACGCGCTGTCGTGAGGCCTTCGGCGTCAAGGGCGGCGTCGCGGTGCTGCTGCTCGATCCGGCGACCAACGAGCTCTACTTCCCGTACGCCGCCACGGCCGATCCGGTGTACGGCGAGCGCATCAAGAACGTGCGCATCCCGTCCCACGTCGGCATCGCGGGCAGCGTCGTGCGCAGCGGGCGCTCGGAGCTCGTGCCCGACGCGCAGCAGGACCCGCGCTACTTCGACGCCGTCGATCGCGCGATCGGCTTCAAGACCGGGTCGGTGATCGCCGCGCCGCTCACCACGCGCGCCGGGACGATCGGCTTGATCTACGTGACCGAGGCGCACGGCGGTCCGGTGTTCACGCAGGACGACCTGGTCTTCCTCGAAAGCCTCGCCGGCAGCGTCGCGCTCGCGATCGAGAATGCGCAGATGTACGGCCGCCTGCGCGCCTCGGAGGAGGAGCTGCGCTCGCAGATCGGCGCGCTGCGCAAGGACCTCGAGCGCCGCGACCGCTTCCCCGAGATCGTCGGCACGAGCCAGGCGATGCGCGAGCTCATTCGCCTGATGGAGAGCGCCGCCCAGGCGCCGATCCCGGTGCTGATCGAGGGCGAGACCGGCACCGGCAAGGAGCTGGTCGCGCGCGGGGTGCACCGTGCGAGCCCGCGCGGCGCGAAGCCGTTCCTGCCGGTCAACTGCGGCGCGCTCGCGGAGTCGACGCTCGAGTCCGAGCTGTTCGGACACGAGCGCGGCGCGTTCACCGACGCCGACCGCTCGCGTCGAGGCGTCTTCGAGGCCGCGTCGGGCGGGACGATCTTCCTCGACGAGGTCGAGGAGATGTCGCCCGCGATGCAGGTCAAGCTGCTGCGCGTGCTGCAGGAAGGGGAGGTCATCCCGATCGGCTCGACCGTCGGGCGCAAGGTCGACGTGCGGGTCATCTCGGCGTCGAACCGGAGCCTCGAGGCGGAAGTCGACGCCGGACGCTTCCGCGCCGACCTCTACTACCGGCTCGCGGGCTTCCCGATCTACGTGCCGCCGCTGCGCGAGCGTCGCGAGGACATCCCGCTGCTGATCGACCACCTGCTGCACCTCGCCGCGACGTCGCACAACAAGCGCATCGGCGGCGTCACGCCGGAGGCGCGCGAGGTGCTGCAGGCGTTCCACTGGCCGGGCAACGTACGTCAATTAAAAAACGAGCTCGACCGCGCGGTCGCGCTCGCGCACGACGGCGACGTGATCGGCGTGGAGTATCTTTCGTCGGTGGTGCGCAACGGGGTGGTCGCGGAGGACGCGCCATCGCCGTTCCGCGACGCGTCCGGGACGGCGAACGACGCGCGCGCGACGGCGTCGGGCGACCTGGCCGCGCCCTCGGCCGCGGTCTCGATCGAAGGCAACGGCGCCTCACCGAACGGCGACACGTCGCTGCGCGCGGCGCGGGCGCGCTTCGAGGCGAGCTACATCGCCATGGTGCTCGAGCGCGAGGGCGGCAACGTGTCGCGCGCCGCCGAGGTGCTCGGCCTGTCGCGCGTCATGCTGCACAAGAAGCTGAAGAGCCTGGGCTTGCGCTGA
- a CDS encoding methyltransferase domain-containing protein, protein MRSTASHRGGRSSLAVVVAVAAALHVLAIGVHGAAAQPATTHHDFADVEHWTRVFDDPQRDAWQKPEEVVRALALEPGMTVADLGAGTGYFSRYLSQAVGPRGTVLAAEPEAALVAHLRARAEREGTANVVPILASKDNPRLPARSSDVVLIVDTWHHIDDRIAYARRLKEALKPGGRVAIIDWQKRELPVGPGMAHKLAREQVVEELQAAGYRLVAEPELLPYQYFLIFAPAA, encoded by the coding sequence ATGAGGTCGACCGCGTCGCACCGCGGCGGGCGCTCGTCGCTCGCCGTCGTGGTCGCCGTTGCTGCCGCGTTGCACGTCCTCGCGATCGGCGTGCACGGCGCCGCGGCGCAGCCCGCGACGACGCACCACGACTTCGCCGACGTCGAGCACTGGACGCGCGTCTTCGACGACCCGCAGCGCGACGCCTGGCAGAAGCCGGAGGAGGTCGTGCGCGCGCTCGCGCTCGAGCCCGGCATGACGGTCGCCGACCTCGGCGCCGGCACCGGCTACTTCTCGCGCTACCTCTCGCAAGCCGTCGGACCGCGGGGCACCGTGCTCGCCGCCGAGCCCGAGGCGGCGCTGGTCGCGCACCTGCGCGCGCGCGCCGAGCGCGAGGGCACGGCCAACGTGGTGCCGATCCTCGCCTCGAAGGACAACCCGCGTCTCCCCGCGCGCAGCAGCGACGTCGTGCTGATCGTCGACACCTGGCACCACATCGACGACCGCATCGCCTACGCGCGCCGCCTGAAGGAAGCGCTCAAGCCGGGAGGCCGCGTCGCGATCATCGACTGGCAGAAGCGCGAGCTGCCGGTGGGACCCGGAATGGCGCACAAGCTCGCGCGCGAGCAGGTGGTCGAGGAGCTCCAGGCGGCGGGCTACCGCCTGGTCGCCGAGCCCGAGCTGCTGCCCTACCAGTACTTTCTGATCTTCGCGCCGGCGGCCTGA
- a CDS encoding SAM-dependent chlorinase/fluorinase, translating into MSEALLEPNGIVTITTDFGTRDAYVGAMKGVMLSISPTLQIHDIAHQIEPQNIEHGATVLRGACPWFPPGSVHVAVVDPGVGTERAPVVIVAGGQAFVGPDNGLFGPVVARLGGPQAAYRLDRQGKLARYLPHRHASTFEGRDLFAPAAAVLAARLLTPADIGRPHDLVQLPGTEPVHVPGAIEGQVTYYDHFGNAITNVTAQHLESLGAASYVVRLPGDERVPLVRTYGDAAPGAILAVIGSEGFVEIAVRDGSARARLGLATGTTIRVEPAA; encoded by the coding sequence ATGAGCGAGGCGCTCCTCGAGCCGAACGGCATCGTCACGATCACGACCGACTTCGGCACCCGCGACGCGTACGTCGGCGCGATGAAGGGCGTCATGCTGTCGATCTCGCCGACGCTGCAGATCCACGACATCGCGCACCAGATCGAGCCGCAGAACATCGAGCACGGCGCGACCGTGCTGCGCGGCGCGTGCCCGTGGTTTCCGCCCGGCAGCGTGCACGTCGCCGTGGTCGACCCGGGCGTCGGCACCGAGCGCGCGCCCGTCGTGATCGTCGCTGGCGGGCAGGCGTTCGTCGGACCCGACAACGGGCTCTTCGGACCGGTGGTCGCGCGGCTCGGCGGCCCGCAGGCGGCGTACCGGCTCGACCGTCAAGGCAAGCTCGCGCGCTACCTGCCGCACCGCCACGCGTCGACCTTCGAGGGCCGCGACCTGTTCGCGCCCGCCGCCGCGGTGCTCGCGGCGCGTCTGCTCACGCCGGCGGACATCGGCAGGCCGCACGACCTCGTGCAGCTCCCCGGCACCGAGCCCGTGCACGTGCCCGGCGCGATCGAGGGCCAGGTCACCTACTACGACCACTTCGGCAACGCGATCACCAACGTCACCGCGCAGCACCTCGAGAGCCTCGGCGCCGCGTCGTACGTCGTGCGCCTGCCGGGCGACGAGCGCGTCCCGCTGGTGCGGACCTACGGCGACGCCGCGCCCGGCGCGATCCTCGCCGTGATCGGCAGCGAGGGCTTCGTCGAGATCGCGGTGCGCGACGGCTCGGCGCGCGCGCGTCTCGGGCTCGCGACCGGGACGACGATCCGCGTCGAGCCCGCGGCATGA
- a CDS encoding aldo/keto reductase, with amino-acid sequence MRRPRRSRHARDDGQDERTARERLPDEGRRRFLRAAASVAAGGSAAALAGCEYKTQLFLLRDAPTEAEVKQPSWSESRVRAYRPLGKTGHAMSDISFGTSGLDNVAVVKRALERGINYFDTSPDYSRAGSERVLGEGIAGHPREELFIVSKFCTPEGHLPNDATPKEVIAAVEGSLKRLDTDYLDLAHIHACNSLDRLFNPNIHEAAERLKEQGKLRFVGVSSHTPQLELVMREAVRSGKFDVIMVAYNFENWPDLTNIFRESHERGVGVVAMKTLKGAQHTVLSDFTPTERESFSQAAFKWVLANPHVSGLVVSINSLAQVDEYLVASGQQPTDADIALLERYDRLVRAEYCRPGCGICLSSCPHGVPIDDVLRFATYYEGYGQQRVAMEEYARLLPEANASRCATCAAPCEPACPFGLPIRRKLRAAHELLRLA; translated from the coding sequence ATGCGGCGACCTCGGCGATCTCGACACGCTCGCGACGACGGGCAGGACGAGCGAACGGCGCGCGAGCGTCTCCCCGACGAAGGACGCAGGCGCTTCCTGCGCGCCGCGGCGAGCGTCGCCGCCGGCGGCAGCGCCGCGGCGCTCGCCGGCTGCGAGTACAAGACGCAGCTCTTCCTGCTGCGCGACGCGCCGACCGAAGCCGAGGTCAAGCAGCCGTCGTGGAGCGAGTCGCGCGTGCGCGCGTACCGTCCGCTCGGCAAGACGGGCCACGCGATGTCGGACATCTCGTTCGGCACCTCGGGGCTCGACAACGTCGCGGTCGTGAAGCGTGCGCTCGAGCGCGGGATCAACTACTTCGACACCTCGCCCGACTACTCCCGCGCCGGCTCCGAGCGCGTGCTGGGCGAGGGCATCGCGGGACACCCGCGCGAGGAGCTGTTCATCGTCTCGAAGTTCTGCACGCCCGAGGGACACCTGCCGAACGACGCGACGCCGAAGGAGGTCATCGCCGCCGTCGAGGGCAGCCTCAAGCGCCTCGACACCGACTACCTCGACCTCGCGCACATCCACGCCTGCAACTCGCTCGACCGGCTCTTCAATCCAAACATCCACGAGGCGGCGGAGCGCTTGAAGGAGCAGGGCAAGCTGCGCTTCGTCGGCGTCAGCTCGCACACGCCGCAGCTCGAGCTCGTCATGCGCGAGGCGGTGCGCTCGGGGAAGTTCGACGTCATCATGGTGGCGTACAACTTCGAGAACTGGCCGGACCTGACGAACATCTTCCGCGAGTCGCACGAGCGCGGCGTCGGCGTCGTCGCGATGAAGACGCTGAAGGGCGCGCAGCACACCGTGCTGTCCGACTTCACGCCCACCGAGCGTGAGTCGTTTTCGCAGGCCGCGTTCAAATGGGTGCTGGCGAACCCGCACGTGAGCGGGCTCGTGGTGTCGATCAACTCGCTCGCGCAGGTCGACGAGTATCTCGTCGCGTCCGGGCAGCAGCCGACCGACGCCGACATCGCTCTCCTCGAGCGCTACGACCGCCTGGTGCGCGCCGAGTACTGCCGTCCCGGCTGCGGCATCTGCCTTTCGTCCTGTCCGCACGGCGTGCCGATCGACGACGTGCTGCGCTTCGCGACCTACTACGAGGGCTACGGTCAGCAGCGCGTCGCGATGGAGGAGTACGCGCGGCTCTTGCCGGAGGCGAACGCGTCGCGCTGCGCCACGTGCGCGGCGCCGTGCGAGCCGGCGTGTCCCTTCGGGCTGCCGATCCGCCGCAAGCTGCGCGCCGCGCACGAGCTCTTGCGTCTCGCGTAG
- a CDS encoding SMP-30/gluconolactonase/LRE family protein translates to MSHEEPQLLLNDLIFPEGPRWHDGRLWFSDMHAHEVVAVDESGRRETIVTLENSPSGLGWLPDGRLLIVSMEDRRLLRREHDGRLVVHADLSELAPFHLNDMVVDSHGNAYVGNFGFDLHGGAKLRDTCLVLVRPDGHASVVADDMLFPNGSVVTPDGGTLIVAESFGKRLTAFDIRYDGTLAGRRVWANLDVHPDGIALDEEGCVWLANPIAPGGFLRVKEGGEVVDRIDMPQHAGYACALGGADRKTLFLLEAVDSSPHKNPQRGNGWIRKTRVDVAGAGIP, encoded by the coding sequence ATGAGCCACGAAGAGCCGCAGCTGCTGCTGAACGATCTGATCTTCCCCGAGGGCCCGCGCTGGCACGACGGCCGGCTGTGGTTCTCCGACATGCACGCGCACGAGGTGGTGGCGGTCGACGAGAGCGGGCGTCGCGAGACGATCGTCACGCTCGAGAACAGCCCCTCCGGACTCGGCTGGCTGCCCGACGGACGGCTGCTGATCGTGTCGATGGAGGATCGTCGCCTGCTGCGCCGCGAGCACGACGGACGCCTGGTCGTGCACGCCGACCTCTCGGAGCTGGCGCCCTTCCACCTCAACGACATGGTCGTCGACAGCCACGGCAACGCGTACGTCGGCAACTTCGGCTTCGACCTGCACGGCGGCGCCAAGCTGCGCGACACCTGCCTCGTGCTCGTCCGCCCGGACGGTCACGCGAGCGTCGTCGCCGACGACATGCTGTTCCCGAACGGCTCCGTGGTGACGCCCGACGGCGGCACGCTGATCGTCGCCGAGAGCTTCGGCAAGCGTCTCACCGCGTTCGACATCCGCTACGACGGCACGCTCGCCGGACGCCGCGTCTGGGCGAACCTCGACGTGCACCCCGACGGCATCGCGCTCGACGAGGAAGGCTGCGTGTGGCTCGCGAACCCGATCGCGCCGGGCGGCTTTCTGCGCGTCAAGGAAGGCGGCGAGGTGGTCGACCGCATCGACATGCCGCAGCACGCGGGCTACGCGTGCGCGCTCGGCGGCGCCGATCGCAAGACGCTGTTCCTGCTCGAGGCGGTCGACTCGAGCCCGCACAAGAACCCGCAGCGCGGCAACGGCTGGATCCGCAAGACGCGCGTCGACGTCGCGGGCGCGGGGATTCCCTGA
- a CDS encoding SDR family oxidoreductase, whose protein sequence is MGDRFAGKVVIVTGASSGIGSAAARQFAAEGASVALVARGAQTLEWVAGEIRGTGGVARAYPADVRDRAACEALLRDVADAFGGIDILVNNAGANHRGRVEDQRPEDLAQIIDVNLTAPIVLTRLALPYLHRRERAAIVNVASIAGQIPVAHEATYSASKSGLRAFSFALREELEGSGITVSVVSPGPVDTSFLMDDLDHVPDLVFANPMSTCDEVARLILDCAEDGAAERTIPVLTGYMARVGSALSALKRVLVPILEERGRAVKEQYRARQQAGAR, encoded by the coding sequence ATGGGCGATCGTTTCGCGGGCAAGGTGGTGATCGTCACCGGCGCGTCGAGCGGGATCGGCAGCGCGGCCGCACGCCAGTTCGCCGCGGAGGGCGCGAGCGTGGCGCTCGTCGCGCGCGGCGCGCAGACGCTCGAGTGGGTCGCGGGCGAGATCCGCGGCACGGGTGGCGTCGCGCGCGCCTACCCGGCCGACGTGCGCGACCGCGCCGCGTGCGAAGCCCTGCTGCGCGACGTCGCCGACGCCTTCGGCGGCATCGACATCCTGGTCAACAACGCCGGCGCCAACCACCGCGGACGCGTCGAGGACCAGCGCCCGGAGGACCTCGCGCAGATCATCGACGTCAACCTGACCGCACCGATCGTGCTCACGCGCCTCGCCCTGCCCTACCTGCACCGGCGCGAGCGCGCGGCGATCGTCAACGTCGCGTCGATCGCCGGACAGATCCCGGTCGCGCACGAGGCGACGTACTCGGCGAGCAAGTCGGGCCTGCGCGCCTTCTCGTTCGCGCTGCGCGAGGAGCTCGAGGGCTCGGGGATCACGGTGTCGGTGGTGTCGCCCGGCCCGGTCGACACGAGCTTCCTCATGGACGACCTCGATCACGTCCCCGACCTGGTGTTCGCGAACCCGATGTCGACCTGCGACGAGGTCGCGAGATTGATCCTCGACTGCGCCGAGGACGGCGCCGCGGAGCGCACGATCCCGGTGCTCACCGGCTACATGGCGCGCGTCGGCAGCGCGCTGTCGGCGCTCAAGCGGGTGCTCGTGCCGATCCTCGAGGAGCGTGGCCGCGCCGTGAAGGAGCAGTACCGGGCGCGTCAGCAGGCAGGTGCGCGATGA
- the egtB gene encoding ergothioneine biosynthesis protein EgtB: protein MEDGLHTEVFAVSVAQGLSRHPRRLSCRYLYDARGSELFEAITRQPEYYLTRSEAALLARHADEIRALAGATALVELGSGSSAKTRHLLDAWTRRDPKSTYVAVDICGPMLETAADTLRAEYPQLDVRGVVGSYEQAMPWLGSLSPLVLAFLGSTIGNFDDAELDDFLDRVARHVAPGDQLLLGVDLVKDVRALEAAYDDAAGVTACFTRNLFERMNRELGTELDLDAIEHVAHYNERKERIDIFARFRREAVLHLPLLGESFRIAAGEMVQTEISRKFRPEQVAQRLARHGFETVRTFTDDERRFALLLFRLTAPRHDAERARREVWRELEAGRARTLDLVAPLRDADLERQHSPLMSPIVWDLAHIANYEEQWVARALRDASQDGERARRDHLYDAMRHPRRTRAALPLPSREECIAYLARVRQRTRLTLSTADFGHADDPLNAHGYVFWMIAQHEAQHQETILQTIQLAALDYEPHVRVDDEARLRVVPPHGLDRTMVLVPGGDYPIGTDDRRMAYDNERPLHVVRLERFRIDAAPVTNGSFLEFMLDGGYRRRELWSDDGWCWLQESGVRHPGGWLANGDGWLERSFGRVAPLDPTRPVVHVSWYEADAFARWAGKRLPTEQEWEVAAAIDPERGIARRYPWGDAAPTHEHANLDQRLFAPMPIGAYPRGRSFFGCEQMIGDVWEWTASDFAPYPGFVAFPYREYSEVHFGHGYKVLRGGSFVTRPVAIRNTFRNWDLPQRRQIFAGFRCAADA, encoded by the coding sequence ATGGAAGACGGCCTCCACACCGAGGTGTTCGCGGTCTCCGTCGCGCAAGGTCTCTCGCGCCATCCGCGCCGCCTGTCGTGCCGCTATCTGTACGACGCGCGCGGGTCCGAGCTCTTCGAAGCCATCACCCGACAGCCGGAATATTACTTGACGCGCAGCGAGGCCGCGCTGCTCGCGCGCCACGCGGACGAGATCCGCGCGCTCGCCGGCGCGACCGCGCTGGTCGAGCTCGGCTCGGGCTCCTCCGCGAAGACGCGCCACCTGCTCGACGCTTGGACGCGGCGCGATCCGAAGAGCACCTACGTCGCCGTCGACATCTGCGGCCCGATGCTCGAAACGGCCGCCGACACGCTGCGCGCCGAGTACCCGCAGCTCGACGTCCGCGGCGTGGTCGGCTCCTACGAGCAAGCGATGCCGTGGCTCGGCTCGCTGTCGCCGCTGGTGCTCGCGTTTCTCGGCAGCACGATCGGCAACTTCGACGACGCCGAGCTCGACGACTTCCTCGACCGCGTCGCGCGTCACGTCGCGCCGGGCGATCAGCTGCTGCTCGGCGTCGACCTGGTGAAGGACGTGCGCGCGCTCGAGGCCGCGTACGACGACGCCGCCGGCGTGACCGCCTGCTTCACCCGCAACCTCTTCGAGCGGATGAACCGCGAGCTCGGCACCGAGCTCGATCTCGACGCGATCGAGCACGTCGCGCACTACAACGAGCGCAAGGAGCGCATCGACATCTTCGCACGCTTCCGACGCGAAGCCGTCCTGCACCTGCCGCTGCTCGGCGAGTCGTTCCGCATCGCGGCCGGCGAGATGGTGCAGACGGAGATCAGCCGGAAGTTTCGTCCGGAGCAGGTCGCGCAGCGGCTCGCGCGGCACGGCTTCGAGACCGTGCGCACGTTCACCGACGACGAGCGGCGCTTCGCGCTGCTGCTCTTCCGCCTCACCGCGCCACGGCACGACGCCGAGCGCGCGCGACGCGAGGTCTGGCGCGAGCTCGAAGCGGGACGCGCGCGCACGCTCGACCTCGTCGCGCCGCTGCGCGACGCCGACCTCGAGCGGCAGCACAGCCCGCTCATGAGCCCGATCGTCTGGGACCTCGCGCACATCGCGAACTACGAGGAGCAGTGGGTCGCGCGCGCGCTGCGCGACGCGAGCCAGGACGGCGAGCGCGCGCGCCGCGATCACCTGTACGACGCCATGCGCCACCCGCGCCGTACGCGCGCGGCGCTGCCGCTGCCGTCGCGCGAGGAGTGCATCGCGTATCTGGCGCGCGTCCGGCAGCGAACGCGCCTGACGCTGTCGACGGCGGACTTCGGGCACGCCGACGATCCGCTCAACGCGCACGGCTACGTCTTCTGGATGATCGCGCAGCACGAGGCGCAGCACCAGGAGACGATCCTGCAGACGATCCAGCTCGCGGCGCTCGACTACGAGCCGCACGTGCGCGTCGACGACGAGGCGCGGCTGCGCGTCGTCCCGCCGCACGGGCTCGATCGGACGATGGTCCTCGTCCCGGGCGGCGACTACCCGATCGGCACCGACGATCGCCGGATGGCGTACGACAACGAGCGCCCGCTGCACGTCGTGCGCCTCGAGCGCTTCCGCATCGACGCTGCGCCGGTCACGAACGGCAGCTTCTTGGAGTTCATGCTCGACGGCGGGTACCGGCGGCGCGAGCTGTGGTCGGACGACGGCTGGTGCTGGCTGCAGGAGAGCGGCGTCCGCCACCCCGGCGGCTGGCTCGCGAACGGCGACGGCTGGCTCGAGCGCAGCTTCGGCCGCGTCGCACCGCTCGACCCGACGCGTCCGGTGGTGCACGTCTCGTGGTACGAGGCGGACGCCTTCGCGCGCTGGGCGGGCAAGCGCCTGCCGACCGAGCAGGAGTGGGAGGTCGCGGCGGCGATCGATCCCGAGCGCGGCATCGCGCGGCGCTACCCGTGGGGCGACGCCGCGCCGACGCACGAGCACGCGAACCTCGACCAGCGCCTGTTCGCGCCCATGCCGATCGGCGCCTACCCGCGCGGCCGCAGCTTCTTCGGCTGCGAGCAGATGATCGGCGACGTCTGGGAGTGGACCGCGAGCGACTTCGCGCCCTACCCGGGCTTCGTCGCCTTCCCGTACCGCGAGTACTCCGAGGTGCACTTCGGCCACGGGTACAAGGTGCTGCGCGGCGGCTCGTTCGTGACCCGACCGGTCGCGATCCGCAACACCTTCCGCAACTGGGACCTGCCGCAGCGCCGGCAGATCTTCGCCGGCTTCCGCTGCGCCGCGGACGCGTAG
- a CDS encoding HEAT repeat domain-containing protein: protein MTGDVYERGRAAQELVELGPDALPALDRALDHPSTDVRESAVRALATMGGPGAVPLLGKALADDRSVVREPAAAALATYGAQALTAFDAALRSPNHYVREDAVDALGGYGPEALPLLRTALGDHDVRVRRRAVEALGRIGPDAMPLLREVEEGEDPVLRSEAERVLDRMRGDPQDARA, encoded by the coding sequence GTGACGGGCGACGTCTACGAGCGTGGACGCGCGGCGCAGGAGCTCGTGGAGCTCGGCCCCGACGCGCTGCCGGCGCTCGACCGTGCTCTCGATCATCCGTCGACCGACGTGCGCGAGTCGGCGGTGCGCGCGCTCGCGACCATGGGCGGCCCCGGCGCGGTGCCGCTGCTCGGCAAGGCGCTCGCGGACGATCGCTCGGTGGTGCGCGAGCCGGCGGCCGCCGCGCTCGCGACCTACGGCGCGCAGGCGCTGACCGCGTTCGACGCGGCGCTGCGCAGCCCGAACCACTACGTCCGCGAGGACGCCGTCGACGCCCTCGGCGGCTACGGTCCTGAGGCGCTGCCGCTGCTGCGCACGGCGCTCGGCGATCACGACGTGCGCGTGCGCCGGCGCGCCGTCGAGGCGCTCGGGCGCATCGGTCCGGACGCGATGCCGCTCCTGCGCGAGGTCGAGGAGGGCGAGGACCCGGTGCTGCGCAGCGAGGCCGAGCGTGTCCTCGACCGCATGCGCGGCGATCCGCAGGACGCGCGCGCGTGA